Part of the Kineococcus aurantiacus genome, TGCCGCCCGCCTTGTCCGGCGGCAGGCACGGGCAGGTCATGAGGGCGCCCTCGGCCGCCTCCGCACCGGCGGCGGTGACCAGGCCCTCGTCCTTGGCGCCGTCGTCGGTGATGAAGGCGAGCTTGTCGGCGCTCAGGCCGGCCTCGCGCAGCTGCTTCAGGAGCAGGCCGCCCTCGGGGTAGTACCCGCCGAAGAACACCGAGTCGGCGCCGGAGGCCTGGACGTCGGCCACGACGGCCGAGAAGTCCGTCTGCCCGGTCTGGACGGTGTTGTCCTTGACCTTCTTGGCGCCGAGGTTCTCGCGGACGATGTCGGCCAGGCCCTTGCCGTACTCGGTGGCGTCGTCGATGACGTACACCTTCTGCTTGCCGAGGGTGTCGGTGATGTACTTCGCGGCCGCCGGGCCCTGGGAGGCGTCGTTGCCCAGCACGCGGAAGAAGGTCTTCCAGCCGTTCTCGGCCAGCGCGGGGTTGGTCGCCGAGGGGCTGATGCCGACGATGCCGGCCTCGTCGAAGATCGGGTCGGCGACCTTGGACTCGCCGGAGAAGGCCGGCCCGACGATGCCGACGACCTTCTCGTCGCCCACGACCTGCTGGGCCAGGCCCTGGGCCTGGTTCTGGTCACCCTGGGAGTCGTAGGGGGTGAGCGTGACCTGGCAGGCGCCGCTCTCGGCGTTGTGCTGGTCGATGGCGAGCTTGACGCCGTTCTGCTCGTTGACGCCGAGGTTGGCGTTGGGGCCGGTGAGGGCGCCGAAGAAGCCGATGCTGATGCCGTCCGGGCAGCTGCCGCTGCCGCCGGAGGAGGCGGAACCGGACGACGTGTCGTCACCGCCGGTCGTGCCGCAGGCCGCGAGCAGGAGGGCGGCCGCCGCGGCGGGGGCCGCGATTCTGACGATGGAGCGCACTGGCTAGTCCTCCTGGAGGAGAGGGCACGGGAGCACGCGCCACGACGCGCGTTCACGTGAGCGCCACCCGGGAGCGGTGGAGCCGTGGTGAACACTAGGGGGCCGACACGCGTTCTGCGCAGCTTCCGTGGGCGAGTTCACCGGGTCGTTACACAGATCGGCCACCGCAGAGCCCCTGGACTGCGCAGATGTACCGGCCCGACTGCGCACAGGCACCACACCGGTCCACGACGACAGCCCCGCCCGCGCGGGGCGCGGACGGGGCTGTGCGGTGGCGGGGGCTCAGGCGCGGTCGTCGCCCGCGCTGATGACCGTGGTGGCGACCTCGCGCATCGTCAGGCGCTTGTCCATCGAGGTCTTCTGGATCCAGCGGAAGGCCTCCGGCTCGGTCATGCCGAACTGGGTCTGCAGCTTGGACTTGGCGCGGTCGACGAGCTTGCGCGTCTCGAAGCGGTCGGCGAGGTCGGCGACCTCGTCCTCCAGCGCCATGATCTGCTGGTAGCGGCTGACCGCGATCTCCACGGCGGGCAGCAGGTCCGCGGAGGTGAAGGGCTTCACGACGTACGCCATGGCACCGGCGTCGCGGGCGCGCTCGACGAGCTCGGCCTGGGAGAAGGCGGTGAGCAGCACGACGGGGGCGATGCGGGCCTTGGCGATGCGCTCGGCCGCCGAGATGCCGTCCAGGACGGGCATCTTGATGTCCATGACGACGAGGTCCGGTTTGTGCTCCTCGGCCAGCGCGACGGCCTGCTCGCCGTCGCCGGCCTGGCCCACGACGTCGTAGCCGGCCTCGGTGAGCATCTCGACGATGTCGAGACGGATGATGGCCTCGTCCTCCGCGACGACCACCCGACGTGTGGTCGTGGAGGAGGAGGCGGGGGTGTCGGCAGTGTTCGTCACGCGGGCATCCTAGTGCGTGCCCCGCGCCTACTACGAACCGTCGTCGCCCTCGGGGCGCCGCGTGCCCCGTCCGGACCACCCCGGTGGCCCCGGTAGGGTGATCGACGCAGCCCGCCGGCCAGGCCCGGACGGGCACGCCCTGGTAGCCCAACCGGCAGAGGCAATCGACTCAAACTCGATCCAGTGTGGGTTCGAATCCCACCCAGGGCACGCGTGCCAGAGCCCCGGGGCGTTCCCGCCCCGGGGCTCTTCGCGTGCTCGGCGGCGCGCTCAGGCGTACGCCGCGGACACCCCCGACGTGGCGTCGCCGATGCGGTGCACGCGCACCGCGTTGGTCGAGCCCACGATCCCCGGAGGGGCACCGGCGACGATGACGACCAGGTCGCCGACGACGCACCGGCCCGTCTCCTGCAGGCGGCGGTCGACCTCCTTGACCATCTCGTCGGTCGTGGAGATGAACGCCGCGTACTGCGGGTCCACGCCCCACGACAGCGCCAGCCGGCGCCGCGTGGTCTCCTCGGCCGTGAAGGCGACCAGCGGGATGCCCGAGCGCAGCCGCGACAGGCGGCGGGCGGAGTCGCCGGACTGGGTGAAGGTCACCAGCAGCTTGGCGTCGAGCTGCTTGCCGATCTCCGAGGCCGCCAGGGTGATGGCGCCGCCCTTGGTGTGCGGGACGGTGCCCAGGGCCGCGATGCGGTCGGCGCCGTGGGTCTCGGTGTTCTCGATGATGCGCGCCATGGTCCGCACGGCCTCGTAGGGGAAGGCCCCCACGCTCGTCTCCCCCGACAGCATGAGGGCGTCGGCGCCGTCGAGCACCGCGTTGGCGCAGTCGGAGGCCTCCGCGCGCGTCGGGCGCGGCGCCGTGATCATCGACTCGAGCATCTGCGTGGCGACGATGACGGGCTTGGCCTGGCGGCGGGCCAGCTCGATGGCGCGCTTCTGGACCAGCGGCACCTCCTCCAGCGGCAGCTCCACGCCCAGGTCGCCGCGGGCGACCATGATGCCGTCGAAGGCCGCGACGACCTCGCGCAGGTTCTCGACGGCCTGCGGCTTCTCGACCTTGGCGATGACGGGGACGGTGATCCCCTCCTCGTCCATGATCTTGTGCACGTCGTCGGCGTCGGCGGCCGAGCGCACGAAGGACAGCGCCACCATGTCCACGCCCAGCCGCAGGGCGAAGCGCAGGTCCTCGACGTCCTTCTCGGACAGGGCCGGGACGCTGACGGCCACCCCGGGCAGGTTGATGCCCTTGTTGTTGCTCACCGGGCCGGGGACGGTGACCCTCGTGGTCACCCGCGGGCCTTCGACGGCGGTGACCTCCAGGCCGACCTTGCCGTCGTCGATGAGGATCCGGTCGCCCACCGACACGTCACCGGTCAGGCCCCCGTAGGTCGTGGAGGAGACGTCCTTGGTCCCCAGCACGTCCTCGGTGGTGATGGTGAAGACGTCCCCGACGGCGAGGTCGTGGGGTCCGTCGGCGAACTTCCCCAGACGGATCTTCGGACCCTGCAGGTCCGCGAGGACGGCGACGGACCGGCCCGAGGCCTCGGCGGCCGCCCGCACCCCCTCGAAGTTCGCCCGGTGGTCGTCGTGGGAGCCGTGGCTCAGGTTCATCCGGGCGACGTCCATCCCGGCGTCCACCAGTGACCGCAACCCTTCGGGGCCCGCGACCGCGGGACCGAGGGTGCAGACGATCTTCGCTCTGCGCATGACCCGAGCCTATTCCGCCCGCCGCGGTGGCCGACGCGTGGGGCGCGCCGCGCACCGCGTCGTCACCGCGCGGTCACCGCACCGTCGCCCCCTCGCCCCCTCGGGGCGCCCCGGGGCGTCCCGGGGTGCGGCCGGGGCGGCCTGGTCCCAGCATGAGCGCGTGAACACGCAGGAGCCGCAGCAGCACGACGGGGCCGGGGACGACTTCGAGTTCGAGGTCGAGGACCTGGTCGAGGAGTCGATCGAGCACGAGTACGCCGTCTACGTCCGGTTGCACGAGGACGGCGGGTGGCCCGAGGGCGCCCTGGCCGGCCTGGTGGCGGACCTGCGGGCCAGCCACCCGCGGGTGGAGCGGGTCGACGCCCCCGCCCACGACGTCGTGCTCAGCGTCGACGGGGACGGCCTGGACGCGCAGGGCGCGGCCCGGCACGCGCTGGGCAAGGTGACGGCCGCCGCCTCGGCGCGGGGGCTGTCCGGGCACGCCGCGGACGTCACGGTGCTGTCCGACGACTCCGTCTGGACCTACGACGCCGAGCAGGTCGCGACCTGGTGAGACCGGGCCCGCCCACGGGGGCGGGACGCGCGAGGGGGTGGGCACCGGTGCGGTGCCCACCCCCTCGCCGTGCCGGGCCGCTCAGGCCGTCAGCGGCACCGCGTCGGCGCGGATGGGCGAGGGCAGCGCCGTGTCCCCCATGAGGTGCTCGTCGACGGCGGCCGCGCACGCGCGGCCCTCGGCGATGGCCCACACGATGAGCGACTGACCGCGCCCGGCGTCACCGGCCACGAAGACGCCCGGCGTGCCGGTGGCGTAGCCGGGGGTGCGCGTGAACCGCGTGCGCGCGTCGGCCTCCAGCCCCAGCTGGCCGACCAGGCCGCCGTGCTCGGGACCGGAGAACCCGATCGCCAGCAGCACCAGCTGCGCCGGCAGGTCCTGCTCGGTGCCCTCGACGGGCGTCCAGACGCCGTCGACCTTCTGGACCTCGACGACGCGCAGCCCGGTGACCCGGCCGTCCTCGCCCACGAAGGCCTGCGTGGAGGCCGAGAACTTCCGCTCCCCGCCCTCCTCGTGGGAGGAGGAGACCGAGAAGACCTTGGGCACGGTGGGCCACGGCTCGTGCTCGGCGCGCTCGGAGGGACCCATCGGGTAGATGTCGAGCTGGGTCACCGACTTCGCGCCCTGCCGCAGCGCCGTGCCGTAGCAGTCCGAGCCGGTGTCGCCGCCGCCGATGACGACGACGTCCAGCCCCGCCGCGTCGATGTAGTCGGCCGGGCGCTCCTGGCCGACGGCGACGCGGTTGGTCGGGGGCAGGTACTCCATCGCCTGGTGGATGCCGGCCAGGTCGCGGCCGGGCAGGTCCACCTCGCGCCACTGGGTGGCCCCGGTGGCCACGACGACCGCGTCGAAGCGCTCGCGCAGCTGCTCACCGGTGATGTCGACGCCGATCTCGACGCCGGGGCGGAAGCGGGTGCCCTCGGCCTCCATCTGCGCCAGGCGGCGGTCCAGGACCGAGCGCTCCATCTTGAACTCGGGGATGCCGTAGCGCATCAGCCCGCCGATGGCGTCGTCGCGCTCGTACACCACGACCGTGTGACCGGACCGGGTCAGCTGCTGGGCCGCGGCCAGGCCGGCCGGGCCGGAGCCGACGACGGCGACGGTCTTGCCGGTCAGCCGCTCGGGCACCTGCGGGGTGATCCAGCCGGACTCGGCGGCGTTCTCGGCGATCATCACCTCGACCTGCTTGATGGTCACCGGCGGCTGGTTGATGCCGAGCACGCACGCCGACTCGCACGGGGCCGGGCACAGCTTCCCGGTGAACTCCGGGAAGTTGTTCGTCGCGTGCAGCCGCTCGATGGCCTCGCGCATGTCACCGCGGCTGACCAGGTCGTTCCACTCGGGGATGAGGTTCCCCAGCGGGCACGCGTTGTGGCAGAACGGGATGCCGCAGTCCATGCAGCGGCCGGCCTGCCGCTGCAGCTGGGCCTGGTCCTGCTTCTCGTAGACCTCGCGCCAGTCCATCAGGCGCAGCGGGACCGGCCGCCGGGGCGGCAGCTCCCGGTCGCGGACGGTGAGGAACCCCCGGGGATCAACCATGCGAAGCCTCCATGATGCGGGTCAGCACGGCGTCGGAGTCGGGCTCCAGACCGTCAGAGACGGCCTTGGCCTTGACCTCGAGCACCCGGGCGTAGTCCCGCGGGACGATCGTCGAGAAGCGCTGCCGGGCGGCACCCCAGTCGGAGAGCAGCTTGGCGGCGACGGTGGAGTCGGTGTTCTCGCGGTGGGCCACGAGCAGGCGGTGGACGCGGGCGGCCGTCTCGTCGTCCATCGGGACGACGTCGACCATGTCGCGGTTGACGCGCTGCTCCTTCAGGTCCAGCACGTGGGCGAAACCGCCCGACATGCCCGCGGCGACGTTGCGGCCCACGCGGCCGAGGATGACGACCTCACCGCCGGTCATGTACTCCAGCGCGTGGTCGCCCACCCCCTCCACGACGGCCGTCGCCCCGGAGTTGCGGACGCAGAACCGTTCGCCGACCTCGCCGCGCAGGAACAGGGTCCCCGTCGTGGCGCCGTAGGCGATGACGTTGCCGGCGATGATGTCGCGCTCGCGCGAGCCGGAGGCGGTGTCGGGCCGCACCACGATGGTGCCGCCGGACAGGCCCTTGCCCACGTAGTCGTTGGCGTCGCCGAACAGCCGCAGGGTGATGCCCTTGGGCAGGAAGGCGCCCAGGGACTGGCCGGCCGACCCCGTCAGGGTGATGTCGATCGTGCCGTCGGGCAGACCCTCCTCACCCCACCGCTTGGTCAGCTCGTGACCCAGCAGCGTGCCGACGGTGCGGTTGACGTTGCGCACGGGCAGCTCGACGCGCACCGGGGTGCCCGAGGTGAGGGCGTCCTGGGCGCGCTCGACGAGCACGTGGTCCAGCGCCTTCTCCAGCCCGTGGTCCTGGGTCACCGACTGGTGCAGCGTCGTGCCCTCGGGGGCCGTCGGCGCGTGCAGGATCGGCGCCAGGTCGAGTCCGGACGCCTTCCAGTGCGCGACCGCGCGGCGGGTGTCGAGGACCTCGACGTGCCCCACGGCCTCCTCGATCGAGCGGAAGCCGAGGGAGGCCAGCAGCTCGCGGACCTCCTGGGCGATGAACTCGAAGAAGTTCACCAGGTACTCGGCCTTGCCGGTGAAGCGGGCGCGCAGCTCGGGGTTCTGGGTGGCGACCCCGACCGGGCAGGTGTCCAGCTGGCAGACGCGCATCATGATGCAGCCCGAGACGACCAGCGGGGCGGTCGCGAAGCCGAACTCCTCGGCGCCCAGCAGCGCGGCGATGACGACGTCGCGGCCGGTCTTGAACTGCCCGTCCACCTGCACGACGATCCGGTCGCGCAGCCCGTTGACGACCAGGGTCTGCTGGGTCTCGGCCAGGCCGAGCTCCCAGGGACCGCCGGCGTGCTTCAGGCTCGTCAGCGGCGCCGCACCCGTGCCGCCGTCGGCCCCGGAGATGAGCACGACGTCGGCCTTGGCCTTCGACACGCCCGTGGCGACCGTGCCGACACCGACCTCCGAGACCAGCTTCACGTGGACCCGGGCGGCCGGGTTCGCGTTCTTCAGGTCGTGGATGAGCTGGGCGATGTCCTCGATCGAGTAGATGTCGTGGTGCGGCGGCGGGGAGATGAGCCCCACGCCGGGCGTGGAGTGCCGCGTCCGGGCGATGTTCGGGTACACCTTGTGACCGGGCAGCTGCCCGCCCTCACCGGGCTTGGCGCCCTGGGCGACCTTGATCTGCAGGTCGGTGGCCGAGGTCAGGTAGTTGCTCGTGACCCCGAAGCGGCCCGAGGCGATCTGCTTGACCCGCGAGGTGCGCTCGGGGTCGTACAGGCGCTCGACGTCCTCGCCGCCCTCGCCGGAGTTGGACCGCCCGCCGAGGCGGTTCATGGCGATCGCGAGGACCTCGTGGGCCTCCTGGGAGATGGAGCCGTAGCTCATCGCCCCGGTGTTGAACCGCTTGACGATCTCGCTGACGGGCTCGACCTCGTCCACCGCGACGGGCTCGCGGGAGCCCTTCTTGAGCTGCAGCAGCCCGCGCAGCGTCATGAGGCGCTCGGACTGCTCGTCGACGCGGCTCGTGTACTTGCGGAAGAGGGCCTCGTTGCGCTGGCGCGTGGAGTGCTGCAGCTGGAAGACCGTCTCGGGGTCGAACAGGTGCGGCTCGCCCTCGCGGCGCCACTGGTACTCCCCGCCGGTCTCCAGCCGGCGGTGGGCGCGCTCCTGCCCCTCGACGGGGTAGGCCAGGCGGTGGCGCTGGGCGACCTCCTCGGCGAGCACGTCCAGGCCCACGCCGCCCAGGCGGGAGGTCGTGGCCGTGAAGTACTCGTCGACCAGGGTCTGGGACAGGCCGAGGGCCTCGAAGACCTGGGCGCCGCGGTAGGAGGCGACGGTCGAGATGCCCATCTTGGACATGACCTTCAGGACGCCCTTGCCGAGCGCCTTGATGAGGTTCTTGACGGCCTTCTGGGCGTCGACGTCGGTGATGACCTCGCGGCGGACGAGGTCCTCGACGGTCTCCATCGCCAGGTACGGGTTGATCGCGGCCGCGCCGTAGCCGATGAGCAGCGCGACGTGGTGCACCTCGCGCACGTCACCGGCCTCGACGACCAGCCCGACCTGCGTGCGCAGCTTCTGCCGCACCAGGTGGTGGTGGACGGCCGAGGTCAGCAGCAGGGAGGGGATGGGCGCGTACTCGGCGTTGGAGTCGCGGTCGGAGAGCACGACGAAGACGGCGCCGTCGGCGATGGCGCGCGAGACCTCCGCGCGGATCTCCTCGATGCGCCGGGCCAGCTCGGCCCCGCCGCCCGCGACCCGGTACAGGCCCTTGACGGTGTGCGTCGTGCGGCCCGGGTTCCGGCGGTCGCGGTCGATGTGGACGATCTTGGCGAGCTCGTCGTTGTCGATGACCGGGAAGGGCAGCACCAGCTGGCGGGCGTGCGCGGGCGACTCGGCCAGCGGGTTCTGCTGCGGGCCGGCGGTGGTGATGAGGGAGGTGACCAGCTCCTCCCGGATGGCGTCCAGCGGCGGGTTGGTGACCTGCGCGAACAGCTGGGTGAAGTAGTCGAAGAGCATCCGCGGGCGCGTGGACAGCACGGCCAGGGGCGTGTCGGAGCCCATCGAGCCGATGGGCTCGGCGCCGGCGCGCGCCATCGGGGCCAGGATGAGCCGCAGCTCCTCCTCCGTGTAGCCGAAGGTCTGCTGGCGGCGGGTCACCGACGCGTGCGAGTGCACGATGTGCTCGCGCGGGGGCAGGTCGCCCAGGTGCACGACGTTCTTCAGCCACTCCGCGTAGGGCTGGGCGGCGGCCAGCTCGGCCTTGACCTCCTCGTCGTCGACGATGCGGCCCTTGGCCGTGTCGACGAGGAACATCTTGCCGGGGGCCACGCGCCCGCGCGCCACGATGGAGGACGGGTCGAGCTCCAGGACGCCGGCCTCGGAGGCGAGGACGACCAGGCCGTCGTCGGTGACCCAGTACCGCGAGGGGCGCAGGCCGTTGCGGTCCAGGACGCCGCCGATGACGGTGCCGTCGGTGAAGGTGAGGTTGGCGGGCCCGTCCCAGGGCTCGGAGAACATCGAGTGGAACTCGTAGAAGGCCCGGCGGGCCGGGTCCATCTCGGTGTTGTTCTCCCACGGCTCGGGGATCATCATCAGCACGGCGTGCGGCAGGGACCGGCCCGAGAGGTGCAGCAGCTCGAGGACCTCGTCGAAGGAGGCCGAGTCCGAGCCCTCGGTGGCGCAGACGGGACCCAGGCGCTGGATGTCGCCGGGGATGAGCGGGGTGCTCATCGTGGACTCGCGCGCGGCGGTCCAGTTCCGGTTGCCCTTGACGGTGTTGATCTCACCGTTGTGGGCGATGGTGCGGAACGGGTGGGCCAGCGGCCAGCTGGGGAACGTGTTGGTCGAGAAGCGCGAGTGGACCAGGCCCAGCTCGGAGGTGAACCGGCGGTCGGACAGGTCCGGGAAGAACGGCTCGAGCTGCCCCGTGGTGAGCATGCCCTTGTAGACCATCGTGCGCGAGGACAGCGAGGGGAAGTAGACGGGCAGCTCGCGCTCGGCGAGCTTGCGCAGCGGGTAGACGCGGCGGTCGAGGTCGACGCCGGTCTCGGGGCCGGCCAGGCCGGTGGGGGCGCTGGCGACGAACAGCTGCGCGAAGTGGGGCATGGCCGCGCGGGCCTGCTGGCCCACCAGGTCGGCCGTCACGGGCACGTCGCGCCAGCCCAGGACCTCCAGGCCCTCGGCCTCGGCGATCTCCTCGATGCGGGCCACGGCCGCGGCGCGCTCGGCCTCGTCCACGGGCAGGAAGACGTTGCCGGCGGCGTAGGCGCCCTTGGGGGGCAGCGTGACGCCCTGCTCGGCCATCACCGCGCGCAGGAACTCGTCCGGGACCTGGGTGAGGATGCCGGCGCCGTCGCCGGTGTTGGTCTCGGCGCCGACGGCGCCGCGGTGGTCGAGGTTGCGCAGCGCCGTGAGGGCGTGCTCGACGATGTCGTGACCGGCCTCACCGCGCATCGTGGCCACGAAGGCGACACCGCAGGCGTCCTTCTCCTGGGCGCGGTCGTACAGCCCGGCCTGGGACGGGAAGCTCGTGAAGGGCAGCGGGCGGACCTGCTGCGGGGCGCTGTGGTGCTGGGGGTGGAACGACATGCGGTGCACCGTCCTGAAGAGAGAGGCCACGGGCCTCGGTGGACAGGGGGTCTCTCGACGGGTCTCCTCGAGCGTTCGCCCCGGTGGGCGGATCTCGGTGAGCCGGGTCAGTCTCTTCGAGATGAGGCTCGCGCCTGGAGGGCGCGATCCACGAACGAGGGGCGGCGCTGACCCACGTTCACCTCACTGTAACGCGCGTGAAGCCGTGCTCACGTGCACACGGTCACCACACGAGGATCCAGCTTCGTCACGAATCCTGCGCGTCCGGACGCTGGTCGCGGTCCGGTGAGGGGCGATCGGCAGAAGCGGAGACGGTCGGTCCGCCGGACTGGATCGCGGTGTCACCGGCTGGGGTGGTGGCCACCGGCGACTCGGAGGAATGTACCCGCTCCAGCACCTCGTCCCGACCAGCATTCACCTTCCGTGACCGGATGAACGCGACGAGTGCCAACAGGAAGACGAGACCCGCGACCCACTGGTTGACGCGCAGGTGCAGGAAGTGGTTGGCGGTGTCGATGCGCAGCGCCTCGAAGACGCTGCGACCCAGGCAGTACAGCGCGACGTAGGCGAAGAACGCCTGCCCGTGGCGCAGCTGCCAGCGCCGGTCGGCCACGACGATCACCAGCGCGACCAGCAGGCACCACAGCGACTCGTAGAGGAAGGTCGGGTGGAAGGTCCCCAGCACCTGCGGGGTGCCGTCGGCGCCGAGGACGGCCCGCCCGGCCGACTCGTCCCAGCGGTGGACCGTCAGGGCCCACGGCACGTCGGTGGCCCGGCCGTACAGCTCGTTGTTGAACCAGTTGCCCCACCGGCCCGCGGCCTGGGCCACCAGCAAGCCCGGCGCCATCGCGTCGGCCAGCGGCAGGAACCGGTACCCGGCCCGGCGGCAGGCGATCCAGGCCCCCAGCGCTCCCCCGGCGATGGCGCCCCAGATGCCCAGGCCGCCCTCCCAGACGTACAGGGCGCGCACGGGCTGCCCATCGTCGCCGAAGTAGGCCTGCGGGGAGGTCAGGACGTGGTAGAGCCGGGCCCCCACGACGCCGAGCGGGACGGCCCACACGGCGACGTCGAGGACGAAGTCCTGCTTGCCGCCGCGGCGCCGCCACCGGCGCTCGGCGACGAGCACCCCGAGCACGATCCCGGCCACGATGCACAGCGCGTAGGCGCGCACCGGGACCGGCCCGAGGTGCCAGACCGCGACGGTCGGGCTGGGCAGCGAGGCGGTGAGCACTCAGGACGCCCGGGTGGCGGCCGCGACCGCGTCGGTGAGGAACCGGGCGCCGTCGGCGCCCAGCAGCTGCGCCAGGCTCCCGTCGCCACCGCCGGAGGTGGGCTGGGAGATGTTCTGCTTCGTGCCGTCCGCCGCGGTCAGGACGACGGTCGGGGTGCCCGAGACGCCCTGGTCCGACATCGCGCCCTGGACCCGCTCGACGAAGCCCTGCCACGTCCGGTCGTCCAGCTGCCGGCGCCACGTCGCGGTGTCGGCCACGCCGGCGTCCTTCGCGAACTGCTCCAGCTGGTCGTCGGTGTAGCCCTCGCCCTCCTGCTCGGGCTGGTTCGCGAACACCTCCTGGGTGTACTCGACGAACCGGCCCTGGGCGGCCGCCGCGGCCGCGCCCTGCGCCGCGCGGCTGGAGGAGTCGTTGCCGAGGTTGGCGTCCAGGAAGCTCAGCGTGTGCACCACGACCCTGGCCCTGCCCTCGGCCGCGAGCTGCGGGTACACCTCGCCGCTGACGTCCTCGAACTGCTTGCAGACGGGGCACTGGTAGTCGAGCCAGATGTCCAGGGTCGGCGCGCCGGCGGCCGGGGTGCCCGGCAGCACGTACCCGCCGTCGTCGGCCGTGACCCCCGGCGGCGTGCCGGTGCCGGCGGCGACCTCGTCACCGCGGGAGCGGTCGACGACCACCGCGACGACGGCGACGAGCACCAGCACGACCACCACGGCGACGCTGATGAGCAGCACCCGCCGGCTGCGCTCGCGGGCCAGCTCGCGCTGGCGCATGGCCGCGGCCCGGGCGCGGCGCGCCTCGCGGGCGTCCTCGGCCTGCGCGGCGCGCGCCGGGTGACCGCCGGGCTTCCTGGTGCTCAACTCGTCGCTCTCCTCGTGCGGGGTCGGGTGAGGGGTCCG contains:
- a CDS encoding DsbA family protein; its protein translation is MSTRKPGGHPARAAQAEDAREARRARAAAMRQRELARERSRRVLLISVAVVVVLVLVAVVAVVVDRSRGDEVAAGTGTPPGVTADDGGYVLPGTPAAGAPTLDIWLDYQCPVCKQFEDVSGEVYPQLAAEGRARVVVHTLSFLDANLGNDSSSRAAQGAAAAAAQGRFVEYTQEVFANQPEQEGEGYTDDQLEQFAKDAGVADTATWRRQLDDRTWQGFVERVQGAMSDQGVSGTPTVVLTAADGTKQNISQPTSGGGDGSLAQLLGADGARFLTDAVAAATRAS